The window CCGATAGTTTCCAAATTAGAGGGTTTCACCAGATAGAGGTAAATCGAGTCTTTAAAATGACAATCCCGCACCGACTCAAGAGAACGGTGTTCCTCTGAGATCATAACAATGCATTGGATGTGCCGATAGGAAGAAGAAACCAGGGAAAGGAGAGCTAGAGCGTCGATATTCTGCGCATTAAGATTCACAACCAAGACGGCTATTTTCTCTTTTTTTAAGGCAAATATCTCGTCACCCTTATTGGTGGCAGTTAATACCTTGTACTGGCTGTAAGCAGACAGTACCTCGCAGAGATCATTAACAAAAGTCAGATCATCATCAACTATGAGGATTTTTGATATATCAGACATGAATCAAAAAAAAGTCAATTGGTAAGAAACGCAGTGAGGTATGCTGGCTATGCTTTCAGTTCATTCCAGGAAAAGATAGACTACCGTATCAGAATGCGAACACTATTATCTTTTTAAGATAGCATATCTAAAACTGAAATCAATTTTTTTTAACGGTATTGAAAGGATTCATTAACTCTCCTCTGAATATCGCCTGAACAGTAGCGGAAACATACACCTCTCTTTTATAAAAAATACAACCTGGCTCCAATTATGAAAAGAATTATTATTAACTAGGCCTATTAATTTGCCCTTTTTGCTTCTGATCATCACAACTGAGGAGCTATTGCAAGAGTACTCGTGACCCAGTTTCTTTGTAAAATTCTGAAGTGCATGTCTCACCTAACAAGCTTAAGATAGGCACATAGAGGAAAAACGAAACAAATGGAAATGACCGCAATATTTTCAGAGAAGAACAGACCTTCTTCACAAAAAGATGCAGTAAGAAAGTTACCTGGTACGGAATTAATCACAGGCACTGTCCTGGATTTTTTCAATAATGGTGGTGGTGGAATTTTGACAGGTAAAGGGTATCCGAACGACCCTTCCGCCAGCAGCTTTCACTTCGGCTGCCCCGGCGATCTGGTCTTCGGGCCAATCTGCTCCTTTCACCAGGATATCGGGCAACAACATGCTGATTAAATTAAGGGGTGTGTCTTCATCAAAAAGCGCAATAAAATCCACACAGCCTAGAGCTGCCAGAACCCGAGCACGCTCAAGCTCAGGATTCACCGGTCGGGTAGGTCCTTTCAGGGCCTGCACAGAGCGGTCGGAATTCAAGCCGATTACCAGACAGTCACCGCAACGGCGGGCCTCCTCCAAATAGCTGACATGTCCAGCGTGCAGAAGGTCAAAGCAACCATTGGTAAACACGACCTTACTCCCTTGAGAACGCAAGCCAGCTACCCATTCAAACAAGCCCTCCTGCGTAAGGATCTTATCCCGATCTTGACCGTACCAAGGGCGCTCAGCAACAGAACAAAAACGTGACCGAGCCGCTGTAACATCTGCTCCATTCAGGTCTGCCCTGATAATAGCAGGCTTTCCATCAGCCTTTGCAAGCACCTGCCCCGTAGGTGAAATTATCATGGAATGCCCTGCTAATTCACCGACAGGGATGGTACCGCTCGCGTTGCATGCCACAACAAAGCATTGGTTTTCCACTGCCCGGGCGCGTAATAATATTTCCCAGTGATCAGAACGTGCTGCTGGCCATTGCGCAGAAACAATCAGGAGTTTGCTTCCAGAAAAAACCTGCCTCCGGCTCAGCTCAGGAAAACGAAGATCATAGCAAACCAAGGCAGCAAGAGAACCAAAGCCAGCCTGCATTACATGGGCAGTTGGCCCAACTGCGAGATACTGATCTTCCTGCCAAAGCCTAAACATATGCTGCTTTTGGTAGCTCCCGACCACGCCCTCTGGGCCGACAAGAAAGAGAGAATTATAGATCACTCCTGTATCCTGCCTATCCAGCAGAGAACCGGCAAAACAGAGACCATGCTGTGCTGCTTTCTGCTCAAGTTCGGCAAGAATCTGAGGAGTCAGCTTGGCAAGGGTTTCTATATTTGGATAATCAAAGCCAGTGGCCCAGAGTTCCGGCAAGACAAGCAAGGTGTCTGTAGAAAAAGACTCTGACTCCAGCAGTCGACGAAATTCTTTAAGATTCGCCTCCACATTCCCCTGTTGCAGGTAGAGCTGAAGACAAGCAACGTGCGGAAAAATATCCTCCTGCTCCATCAGCGAACCTCCTGAAGCGCCTTTAGAGCCTGCCCCGCAAGCTCGGCAACGGCAACGACTCTGAATGTACCTTGCTCATAAAGCTTGATAGTTCGCTGATCGTTCTTCGCCAGTCCCTGCAAGCGCTCCTGAACCGTTACAATATCAAGAGTATCAGTAGCACCCAGCAATCCTATTGCACGTGCTGCTAAGCCGCAAACAACTGCATCCTCAGCATCCAGATAAGGCGGCAAATCCCGCTCCGCTTGCCTGGCGAGCAGGTGCTCCTTTCGGCATTGGGCTAAGCGCCCCATTGCCCAGAGAAGGCCCTGCTGTAAGATCTCATGCTCCAAGAAATTACCATCCTGCCATTCTTCTTCGCCATCAGGTCGCATGTATGAAATCAACATGTGGATATACTCATCCGCAAGCCCCTCATGGCAACACATAATTTCCGCCATAGATTCTGGAGCCCCCCAACCGATGCCACCGGACTCATCATTGAGACTCCAGAGCATGCGCCGGAGGATTATCCGTGCCTCCTCCATATCCTGCTCAGTCAGCCTGGCCACAGCGCTCCCCATAATCGATATTGCATGCCAACGAATGCGTTCATCAGAGTGGCATATTCCCGAAAAAAGGGCATTGATCAATTCTTTTTCCTGCAGATGGGCAAGCTCGGTTTCAATACGGACAAGATCATCCTGCTGCAAGGCTTTCAGCACCTTTTGCTTAATTGCTCGCGTTCCCATAACCTTACCCTCCTCAAAATAAATTTACATTCCTCATGACTGGTATCACCAGACAGGAGCTAGGCCTTGACAGGTGGAACAAAAACCCGCTGAGCCAGCTCAGCATCCACCATAAACAGACCTGATGAATCATCCTGAATCAGGCGCAATTTATTCAAGACCTCTCCGACAGAGGCCTCTTCTTCTACCTGTTCAGAGACAAACCACTGCAAAAAAATCTTGGTTGCGTGATCTTGTTCAGCAATGGCAAGATCCATCAACTCATTAATCAAGGATGTTACTTTTTCCTCATGGGCCATAATCTGTTCAAAAGCGGCAAGCGGCGTCTCCCATTCTGCATCCGGCTGTTTGATGCTATCAAGAATGACTCTTCCGCCACGCTCATTAACATAATCATAAAATTTCATCGCATGGGTCAGCTCTTCCTGAGACTGCACGCGCATCCAGTTTGCAAAACCGGACAGGCTAATAGAATGAAAATAAGATTCCATTGAAAGGTAGAGATAGCCAGAGTACATTTCTTCATTAATCTGACGAGTTAAAGCCTTAAGCATCTTCTTCTTCAACATTTTTTCTCCAAGAGTAAAGTCGAGGCACCACGCTCGTCTCAGCTAAAAATAAAATTCCATACATATCTTCTACAAGTCAAAGGAAAATAATCCTTGCTCACTGCCGCGTGGAAGCAGAAGCAATTACTAATATAATTAAGAGAATAACGATAGCCCCCTGACACCTGCCTTCAGCAGGAAGGTTATAATTATCTGAAAAACTATTGTTCTTTTACTATGAATCTGTTTTCTTACTGGAGCGCAACGCCTGTGAGACCACAGGATCATAATTGGCTCAGTTTCTCCTGGTTATTTACGTGGACAGTCCCAGGCAAGAGTCTTTTTGAGTCCATTAAATATATGACCTCCTTGTGCTGCTGCACAACAACTTTTTAGAAAAAAGTAAAAAATTAATAATGCGTAGAGTAGTAATAACAGGGATGGGAATTGTCTCCCCCCTTGGTGATACATCTGAGGAGGTTCTGAACTCCTTAAAAACAGGAAAATCCGGTGTGCGTTATTGGCCTCCCTACAAAGAGCTGGGACTCCGCTCTCAGGTAGGTGCCTTTACTCAGATAAATTGCAAAAAGCATATCGACAAAAAGATCCTCCGTTTCATGGGTAATGCTGCGGCCTATGCCTATATTGCCATGCAACAGGCCGTGGATGATAGCGGGCTGCCCCCGGACCAGGTTTCCTCGCCACGGACCGGCCTTATCATTGGTTCGGGTGGTACTTCGGCAGAGAATGTGGTTGCGACGGCAGATACCATGCGCAATAAAGGACTTCGTCGCCTCAGCCCCTTCATGGTACCGCGCACCATGTCCAGCACAGTTTCAGCTGGACTCACAGCACCTTTTAAAATCAAAGGGGTCTGTTATTCCATTTCTTCGGCCTGTGCAACAGGCGCGCACTGCATCGGCGCTGCAATGGAACAGATTCAACTCGGTAAGCAAGACTTGATCTTCGCAGGCGGGAGCGATGAGGAGCACTGGACCCAGACTTCTATGTTCGACGCAATGGGTGCCCTATCCACGAGCTTTAACGACACACCCGAGCAGGCATCAAGGCCCTATGATGTGAATCGAGATGGGTTTGTTGTTGCGAATGGGGCAGGGATTATCCTGCTTGAAGAACTAGAACATGCCCTGAAACGCGGCGCTCAAATTTACGGAGAACTAGTTGGATACGGGGCAACAGCAGACGGTCATGAAATGGTGTCGCCTTCTGGCGAAGGAGCTTCTCGCTGCATCCAACTGGCCCTTGCCACAAGCGCCCAGCCCATCGACTATATCAATGCCCACGGGACATCCACCCCCATTGGCGACATGATAGAATTACAAGCAATTCGTCATGTTTTTGGCAAGGACACCCCGCCCATCAGCTCAACCAAATCCCTTTCAGGACACTCCTTAGGTGCTGCCGGGGTTCACGAGGCTATTTACTGCCTGCTTATGCTCAATAATAACTTTATTGCAGCAAGTGCTAATATTCGCAAACTGGAAACAGATGCAGAGAACATGAATATCGTGCAGGAAACACGGGAAGCAGAGCTCAACACCGTGATGTCAAATAGCTACGGATTTGGCGGCACAAATGCCTGCCTTGTTTTTCAAAAATACCAAGAGGGGTAGAGAAGAAGCAAAAGAACTGAGTCAGGATCACTCTTCATCACCCTGTTCTTCATCAATGCGGCGCAGGCCCTCCATAATCAACCCCATAAATCCCCCTAAGACAGGAAGCTTTTTTTCTTCAGCAGCTAGGCCCTTAGTATAGGTGAAGGTACCTTTCTGCTTTGCCAACAAAGAAAAAACCGCTTCCTTTCCTTCCTGGTCACCGTATTTACAATAAACGATTTCTCCCTCGTTAAACAGGATCAGCGCTTGATTTTCTTCAAACACAAGCTGGACCTTGCCTGTCTTGCCGCCGGAATTGATCAACTGAAACAACTCCACTGAGTTAATATCTGACAGCTCACCGCTCATACCAGAACTAATTTTTCCAGCTCGCATGGTGTTCTCCTGGGCGCGGTCCACTAGAACTCTATAGAAAAAAATCTGTAAGATAGGATAGCGAGATAAGACATGCTTAAAATCCTTTGCCTTCAGAGCAGCCAGCTGAACAGCCGTCTTGGAATACACAGAAGGATAGGTTAATTCTCCAGAAAGGAGACTCATTTCCCCGAAAATATTACCGGGACCGATCTCAGCAATAACCTTATTATCCTCGCGGACCACAACCACGGTTCCTGCTAAGACCACATAAAAATGTGTCCCAAGCTCTCCTGCCTCGATGATAACCTTATTGGCGGGATATTTTTGCAGCTTCATGAGAAGAGCGAGATCCTGGAGGTCAAAATCATCCAGAGGCTCAAAAAGCTCCATTTCTCGAAGAAGCCCGAAAAATTCTTCGATAAGCTGTTTCTTTGCCCGTTTTTTTGCAACCTCAAGCAGATTCATCTGCAAGGTGGAGTAGGCGTTCTCCTTTTTATATTCAAAACGAATCAATCCAGTGCAACCGCCGCACTCGAATTTGGTCCGAACCATCTTGGTCTGAGTAAAATGAGGTTGTAAAGGACGGGCACCGGTCAAGGCCTTAAGCAGCTCCTGAACCAGCAGGAGACAGACTTCTTTATTGTGTTCAATGGTTAAGGTGGAATCGTGAACAATAAACTCCTCACCAACATTATATATGGGACATGCGTGTTCTTCGGTGACAACGAATACAGCATTCCGATATTCCATACATTTCTACTCCGTTCCCCTGAACATCACACAACCTTTTCCAAAAAGAATCAAACCTCTTTCTTCACTACCGTTCCCTGCTCTTCATCTATGCGCTGCAATCCTTCCATCAACAGGCCCATAAACCCTCCAAGCACAGGGAGATCCTCGTACTTTTTCGCAAGTTCTGTATTATAGGTAAAGGATCCCTTTTTCTTCGATAAAAGTGCAAAGAGGGCCTCCTTCCCGTTCAAATCCCCGTAGGACGCATGGATAATCTCACCTTCTTTGAAAAGGATTGTTGCATGCCCATCATGGAAAATCAAATCAACCTTACCGGACTTCCCACCGCTATTAATCAGCTGAAACAGTTCTACCGGGTTGATATAAATCAGCTCTCCGCTCATACCTGAGCTGATTTTACCAGAGCGGGCCATATTCATTTGGGCCCGGTTAACTAGCAAACGATAGAAAAAGATTTGCAGGACCGGATATCGATTCAGGATGAATTTTAGGTCCTTTCCATTGATTGTCCCAAATTTAACCACTGTCCGGGAATGAACAGAACTACTCGCCGGGTCACCGGAGAGGAGACTCATTTCTCCAAAAATTTCACCACGTCCGATTTCGGCAATAATTTCTTCGCCTTTTACGATAGCAACCTTACCGGATAAGATAATATAGAGATGCGTCCCTCTGGTGCCCTCTGAGATAATGATCTTATTAGGATCAAACTGTTTCAACTTCAACATTGAAATAAGATCCAAGAGATCATGATCTTCAAGGAGTTCAAACACCTGCATAGTCCTGAGATGCTTGAACAGGGCTTCGACATGCCGTTTTCTCGCTTTTTTATCCGCAATCCGCAGGAGATTCATCTGCAGGGTAGAAAAGCCCCGTTCTTTCTTGTACTCAAAACGCATGGAGCCTGTGCAGCCGGGGCAACGAAACGATGCCCGCTGCATAGCCATCTGGGTAAATCGCTGCTCACCTGGTTTTTTAGCAAGCGCTTTATGGAGTTCACGCACCAGGATCAGGCAAACGGGCTTTTCATAGTCCACACTCACTGCCGAGTCCTGAACCTGGATTTCTTCACCTACATTATAAATAGGGCATGAATCCTCTGAGGTAACAACAAAAACAGCGTTACGATATTCCATGCTGGTAACCTGATTTTAAAATACATAGGTAACAAAACAAATACATAAGGCTCTAGTCAGCCTTGTTTTGTTATCGTCTTACGAGTAAGCCTGCCGACAGGACTTCAGGATCTCCCAAAAAACAAATAGACGACAAATCCAAGAATAGCTGAAGCGCCCGCAAGAACAGGTAAAACCTTCTTAACTTGTAGCTCCCCGTCCACAACGAGAGTCTGCATATATTCTGTTCCGCTAAGCCACCAGAGAACCACAAATATAGCAATTATGATCAGTTCGTTAAAAGACTGCTTCCAGATCAGATAAGCAATCAGAGCAACAAATGGGACCATAAACCAAGGATTTGTAAACAGGCCAGCGAAATCAACATCCTTGACCTGCTCGGGTACATGTGTACTCTGTAGCCACGCACCTATTTTTGCAAAAAAACCTTCTGATGCACCATTTGCAACTGCTTCCTCACCCGCCATGCCCCTGCTCCTTTTTGAGAATAACCACCAACTACGTATATTATACCTTTCCTTTCAGACTACCAACGAAAACAAAAGACTGTCAATTAAAAAACAGTCCATGTGTGTTGCGGCCCAAAGGCTCCTTTCAACCTACGCCACCCTCTCTTCAAGAGCAGGGAACTATAAAAAATACTTTTGAAATCAAGAAGAAGCTGGACACCCCTTACAAGCACCCTCAGCCCCACAGGCAGACGCTTTCTTAGAAGAATCCGCACCTGATGAAGCTTTACCCGCCACCCCGTTTTTAGACGAAGCCCCAGATGCATACCCGTCAGAATACCATCCGCCCCCTTTCAAATGAAAGGAGCTCATAGACATAATCTTCTTCACTTCACCACCACAAACGGAACAGGAGGTTAGTGGGCTATCATTTATCCCCTGATGTACTTCAAACACTTTTTCACAAGCAGGGCACTCATACTCGTAAACTGGCATTTTTCACCTCACTCTTATATACAAGTAATTTTAATACAATACAGCAAACAAAACAAAAAAACTTTTCAGAAAAACAAAATAACCCTCCTCTCTCTAGCTGTCAACCCAGCAATTATAAATTTGACAACAGACTATTTTATTTAACGAATATGTGTTATTGAAAGGCATGATCAATACCACACGAGTCCTCTGCTTATGCCTTCAAATACCAAAGAATTAACATTCGATACGTTTATCAAACAGATCCATAGCTTATTTGATCTGTTTATAACGTTTTCTGTTGATCACTAAAAATAGCCAAACTTGTAAATCCTGTCCTTATAACTAGATTATTGTAGTAGAAGTTATTACCGACTGCAATAACCACGAAAAAAGGACAGGTAAAGATGAGTATAACAGAGAAACCAACCAAAGGGTATCAAACAATCAGACTGCCTCTTGAGCAAACAGAATATGAGCTGTTCCTGTCTGATAAGGATGTAGCGAAAGCGCAGATAGACAAACTTTACAGTCGATACCCGGAGCTTTTTCCTTAAGAAATGATGCATGGCTATGTGCTGAATGGCTTTACCCAAAAGTCAAGCAAGTTGGGCTTATGCTGCCGCCGGATTCACCGATGAAGCAGCATACGCTGGACTTATGCGCTAAACGTGAGCAGTTCATCAGAAGCTACGACTGCGAACGTGCTCACCGCACAAGCAATATGGTTGACCGCCTGATGAAGTTTATTGACAGAGTGTGCTTTGATGCGCAGTATTTTCATGGTACTGACGATTCTGCTGAACAGCATGTTCGGGCAATGGCCTTGCTATGGAATTTCTGTCCATCATCGCCAACAACGATTAAAAAGCATCAAGGAAAAACTTGCCCTGCTGAACACCTGAATGGCAAGCGATATGCTGACAATTGGCTGGAAAATTTGTTGGTGTCAGCCACTATGAATGGCGGGATAAGAGGGTATCAACAGAAAACGTTATAAACAGGAAATTTTAGACCCAATTTGCTGACTGACTTTTTGCTGGACCATCAATCTTCATTTTTTCCCTGTCGGACCACCTCAAACATAATCAGGGCAGCAGCCACCGAGGCATTCAGGGAATCAAAATCTGTTGTCATAGGAATCGTGACCAGTTGGTCGCAGTGCTTGCGCACCAGAGGACGAATCCCCTTCCCTTCACTGCCAATCACCAACCCAAGCCGACCGCTGAAATCCGTTCTGTAAATAGACGGTGCCGAGGCCTCAGCCACAGCTCCGTAAATCCAGAAGCCACTCTGCTTGAGCAACTCCAGAACAGTAACCAGATTGACCACCTGGGCAATACGAAGATGGGCAATGGCACCAGCTGAGGTGCGGGCCACGGTCCCGGATAAGGGGGCACTACGTTCGCGGGTCAGGATAATACTGCGGAATCCTCCGGCCAAGGCGGAGCGAAGGATGGACCCGAGGTTACGTGGATCTTGGATGGAATCTAAAATCAGAATTCGCCCCGTATCTGCTAAAGACTCTGCCAGGAGTTCTTCCAGAGAGAGAAACTCCGCCTCGGTCTGGCGGGCCACAACCCCCTGGTGCCGACAATTACGCGGAACCGGGAGTCTATCTCCCTCTACAAAACGAACCCTGACCGCATGCTCGCGGGCAAGATCAATAAGCTCCTGGACCTTAGGACCGGCCTTACCCTTTTGAATGAGCAGCTCAGACAGACTGCGAGCATTTCTCCTTAATGCCTCATGAACGGCATTTATCCCCCAAAGGAGCTCTTCTGTTTCCTGCTCTGCGGGTAATTCGGCCTTTTCGACCTTCTTTTTATGAGCTGGGCGAGCTGCCTTTTTACACGAAGTGACCATAAATAATGCAACAACTAAAGGTAAAAAATAATTTCAGGGAAAACTCAATCACGGGGAACAGTTCTGTTCACCTGCGCCGGGTTGCGGCGGCGGCGTTCTGCTGCAATAACGGCTTGCAGGTCACGAACAGCCTGATCAAGCTCATCATTGATAATCAGATAACGGTAGTTGCTGGCGGCGGCCATCTCCTTTTCCGCGTTTTCCAAGCGCACCGTTATATCCTCAGCGCTCTCGGTTCCACGCCCCCGCAAACGCCGTTCCAGCTCAGCCAAGGTTGGCGGACTGATAAAGACGGTGACAGGGTCTGCATTTTTCCTCACCTGCTCAGCGCCCTGAATATCAATATCCAAGATAACATCCTTACCTTCGGTCAAGGAAGCCTCGACTTCCTGACGTGAAGTTCCGTAAAAATTGCCATGCACCTCAGCCCATTCCAGAAAACCAGAGGGCTCTTGGTCACGAAGAGCAATAAACTGTTCTTTGCTGACAAAATGATAGTCGATTCCGTCCATTTCACCCTTCCGTGGCTGACGGGTGGTATGCGATACAGAAAATTGCAGCCCGGAAATTTTTGCCATTACCTGCTTTAGAATAGTGGTCTTACCACACCCGGAAGGTGCAGAAACAACCAACAAAAAGCCCTCAGCCATTATGTCCTCCTTCCCCGACATGCTTTTGCAGGAGCCCTACACCGCTTTGCTCTCTGTCCAAGGCCGCCAGGCGTTGATTAATAGTTTCCGGTTGAACTGAGGACAAAACCAAGTGCCCGCTGTCCAGGATAACAATCCCCCGCGTCCGCCTCCCCTCAGTGACATCAATGAGCCGATGCTCCTGCCGGGCCTCTTCCTTGAGTTTCCTGATCGGCGAAGAACCGGGATTGACCACAGCCAGGATGCGGCTCACTTTCACGGAATTACCGAAACCTATATTAACAAGTCTATTATCCATTACATCCGATATGCATAAAAAATGTTCTCAGCAACCAGCACAAGAAAAAAAGCCGTATGCTACTCAATATTTTGGACCTGTTCTCGCAATTTTTCAATCTCATTTTTCATTTCAACACCAAGATGAGCGATGGTTGAATTAGAGATCTTTGAGGCCAAGGTATTGACCTCACGCAAAAATTCCTGCAAGAGGAAGTCAAGTCGTCGCCCAACTGATTCCTCGCTATCCATAAAATTGCGGAACTGGTTGATGTGACTGGCAAGCCGTACCGTTTCTTCGGTAACATCAGCCTTATCTGCCATAATAGCAGCTTCTTGTGCGAGACGCAGAGGATCAATATCAACTCCCTCAAGCAATTTATCCACCCGTTTTTTCAAATCCTGCTGACGCTGGGCAAGGACCTCTGGAATCATCTCTTCAATCTGTTGGACAAGGTTTGCAAAATTCTCCAGACGCTGGAGGAGTTCTTCTTTCAGGCTGCTCCCCTCGCGCTCGCGCATGCTGGCGCAGTCATGAAGAGCTGCAAGTAAGGCCTCTTCCAATAGGGGCCACTCCGCTTCAACATCCGGGCTCTGCTCCTGAACCGTGATAAGATTACGCAGGGTCAGCATATCACTGATCTGGATAGTTGCACCGAGCTTGAGCTTACTGTTCATCTTCTGTAAGCAGGAGTGATATTGCCGTGCCAGATCCAGATCAAGATGCAGCTCGGAACCACTGACAGACTCACCTCTCAGCGTTGCGTTGATATCAACCCGACCACGCTCCTG is drawn from Candidatus Electrothrix aestuarii and contains these coding sequences:
- a CDS encoding zinc ribbon domain-containing protein produces the protein MPVYEYECPACEKVFEVHQGINDSPLTSCSVCGGEVKKIMSMSSFHLKGGGWYSDGYASGASSKNGVAGKASSGADSSKKASACGAEGACKGCPASS
- a CDS encoding cyclic nucleotide-binding domain-containing protein; amino-acid sequence: MEYRNAVFVVTSEDSCPIYNVGEEIQVQDSAVSVDYEKPVCLILVRELHKALAKKPGEQRFTQMAMQRASFRCPGCTGSMRFEYKKERGFSTLQMNLLRIADKKARKRHVEALFKHLRTMQVFELLEDHDLLDLISMLKLKQFDPNKIIISEGTRGTHLYIILSGKVAIVKGEEIIAEIGRGEIFGEMSLLSGDPASSSVHSRTVVKFGTINGKDLKFILNRYPVLQIFFYRLLVNRAQMNMARSGKISSGMSGELIYINPVELFQLINSGGKSGKVDLIFHDGHATILFKEGEIIHASYGDLNGKEALFALLSKKKGSFTYNTELAKKYEDLPVLGGFMGLLMEGLQRIDEEQGTVVKKEV
- a CDS encoding DVU0298 family protein, which produces MGTRAIKQKVLKALQQDDLVRIETELAHLQEKELINALFSGICHSDERIRWHAISIMGSAVARLTEQDMEEARIILRRMLWSLNDESGGIGWGAPESMAEIMCCHEGLADEYIHMLISYMRPDGEEEWQDGNFLEHEILQQGLLWAMGRLAQCRKEHLLARQAERDLPPYLDAEDAVVCGLAARAIGLLGATDTLDIVTVQERLQGLAKNDQRTIKLYEQGTFRVVAVAELAGQALKALQEVR
- a CDS encoding DUF4388 domain-containing protein — encoded protein: MEYRNAVFVVTEEHACPIYNVGEEFIVHDSTLTIEHNKEVCLLLVQELLKALTGARPLQPHFTQTKMVRTKFECGGCTGLIRFEYKKENAYSTLQMNLLEVAKKRAKKQLIEEFFGLLREMELFEPLDDFDLQDLALLMKLQKYPANKVIIEAGELGTHFYVVLAGTVVVVREDNKVIAEIGPGNIFGEMSLLSGELTYPSVYSKTAVQLAALKAKDFKHVLSRYPILQIFFYRVLVDRAQENTMRAGKISSGMSGELSDINSVELFQLINSGGKTGKVQLVFEENQALILFNEGEIVYCKYGDQEGKEAVFSLLAKQKGTFTYTKGLAAEEKKLPVLGGFMGLIMEGLRRIDEEQGDEE
- the fabB gene encoding beta-ketoacyl-ACP synthase I; this encodes MRRVVITGMGIVSPLGDTSEEVLNSLKTGKSGVRYWPPYKELGLRSQVGAFTQINCKKHIDKKILRFMGNAAAYAYIAMQQAVDDSGLPPDQVSSPRTGLIIGSGGTSAENVVATADTMRNKGLRRLSPFMVPRTMSSTVSAGLTAPFKIKGVCYSISSACATGAHCIGAAMEQIQLGKQDLIFAGGSDEEHWTQTSMFDAMGALSTSFNDTPEQASRPYDVNRDGFVVANGAGIILLEELEHALKRGAQIYGELVGYGATADGHEMVSPSGEGASRCIQLALATSAQPIDYINAHGTSTPIGDMIELQAIRHVFGKDTPPISSTKSLSGHSLGAAGVHEAIYCLLMLNNNFIAASANIRKLETDAENMNIVQETREAELNTVMSNSYGFGGTNACLVFQKYQEG
- the gmk gene encoding guanylate kinase; its protein translation is MAEGFLLVVSAPSGCGKTTILKQVMAKISGLQFSVSHTTRQPRKGEMDGIDYHFVSKEQFIALRDQEPSGFLEWAEVHGNFYGTSRQEVEASLTEGKDVILDIDIQGAEQVRKNADPVTVFISPPTLAELERRLRGRGTESAEDITVRLENAEKEMAAASNYRYLIINDELDQAVRDLQAVIAAERRRRNPAQVNRTVPRD
- a CDS encoding ferritin encodes the protein MLKKKMLKALTRQINEEMYSGYLYLSMESYFHSISLSGFANWMRVQSQEELTHAMKFYDYVNERGGRVILDSIKQPDAEWETPLAAFEQIMAHEEKVTSLINELMDLAIAEQDHATKIFLQWFVSEQVEEEASVGEVLNKLRLIQDDSSGLFMVDAELAQRVFVPPVKA
- the rlmB gene encoding 23S rRNA (guanosine(2251)-2'-O)-methyltransferase RlmB — protein: MVTSCKKAARPAHKKKVEKAELPAEQETEELLWGINAVHEALRRNARSLSELLIQKGKAGPKVQELIDLAREHAVRVRFVEGDRLPVPRNCRHQGVVARQTEAEFLSLEELLAESLADTGRILILDSIQDPRNLGSILRSALAGGFRSIILTRERSAPLSGTVARTSAGAIAHLRIAQVVNLVTVLELLKQSGFWIYGAVAEASAPSIYRTDFSGRLGLVIGSEGKGIRPLVRKHCDQLVTIPMTTDFDSLNASVAAALIMFEVVRQGKNED
- a CDS encoding DUF370 domain-containing protein, which codes for MDNRLVNIGFGNSVKVSRILAVVNPGSSPIRKLKEEARQEHRLIDVTEGRRTRGIVILDSGHLVLSSVQPETINQRLAALDREQSGVGLLQKHVGEGGHNG
- the rfaE2 gene encoding D-glycero-beta-D-manno-heptose 1-phosphate adenylyltransferase, which produces MEQEDIFPHVACLQLYLQQGNVEANLKEFRRLLESESFSTDTLLVLPELWATGFDYPNIETLAKLTPQILAELEQKAAQHGLCFAGSLLDRQDTGVIYNSLFLVGPEGVVGSYQKQHMFRLWQEDQYLAVGPTAHVMQAGFGSLAALVCYDLRFPELSRRQVFSGSKLLIVSAQWPAARSDHWEILLRARAVENQCFVVACNASGTIPVGELAGHSMIISPTGQVLAKADGKPAIIRADLNGADVTAARSRFCSVAERPWYGQDRDKILTQEGLFEWVAGLRSQGSKVVFTNGCFDLLHAGHVSYLEEARRCGDCLVIGLNSDRSVQALKGPTRPVNPELERARVLAALGCVDFIALFDEDTPLNLISMLLPDILVKGADWPEDQIAGAAEVKAAGGRVVRIPFTCQNSTTTIIEKIQDSACD
- a CDS encoding YicC/YloC family endoribonuclease, with product MRPRSMTGFGRGESTNGERTWVVEIRTVNHRFLDQRVLLPPAFTTLEERVKKMVTGQQERGRVDINATLRGESVSGSELHLDLDLARQYHSCLQKMNSKLKLGATIQISDMLTLRNLITVQEQSPDVEAEWPLLEEALLAALHDCASMREREGSSLKEELLQRLENFANLVQQIEEMIPEVLAQRQQDLKKRVDKLLEGVDIDPLRLAQEAAIMADKADVTEETVRLASHINQFRNFMDSEESVGRRLDFLLQEFLREVNTLASKISNSTIAHLGVEMKNEIEKLREQVQNIE